A window of Candidatus Saccharibacteria bacterium contains these coding sequences:
- the secY gene encoding preprotein translocase subunit SecY — protein sequence MQKRLLIVLGIIVVYRFLSHVPVPLAEPTQLREVITTILNSSSFGGFLNLLSGGALASVSIMLVGLSPYITASIVMQLLTKAIPRMEELHKDGESGRRRINQWTRLLTLPLAVIQSIAFIFILRQQQLAANTAVDITANATPLQWVLMVGALTAGAMLLMWLGELITEQGIGNGMSLLIFAGIISQLPSTVQLIINSITNVSSDAEKLNLFGYVLPINAFSLWLMLGLALVGLIVLYFIVKINEAQRIVTINYAKRVQGNRAYGGVQSILPVKLITAGVVPVIFAVAFLALPTFVGQFLSASNDPGQKQLGEQLIQWFQTPNLGLLVTTGDLGALIYPAIYFVLVVLFTYFYTNIVFNSSEIAENLQKQGGFLADVRPGLQTEKHLSRMVNRLTLFGAFALGIISILPFVTEYVLAHFNISAQNLAIGGTGLLIAVSVTLETLRQINSRALMVTYDQDY from the coding sequence ATGCAGAAGCGTCTGCTGATCGTCCTTGGTATCATCGTAGTCTACCGCTTCCTGTCGCATGTGCCGGTGCCGCTTGCCGAGCCGACACAGCTGCGTGAAGTCATTACCACCATCCTTAACAGTTCGAGCTTCGGGGGCTTCCTGAACCTGCTGTCCGGTGGTGCGTTGGCATCAGTGTCTATCATGCTGGTGGGGTTGAGTCCGTACATTACGGCCTCCATCGTCATGCAGCTGCTGACCAAGGCCATTCCGCGCATGGAGGAACTGCACAAGGATGGCGAAAGCGGACGCCGGAGGATCAACCAGTGGACGCGTCTGCTGACCTTGCCGCTGGCTGTCATCCAGTCCATCGCCTTCATCTTCATCCTGCGGCAGCAACAACTGGCAGCCAACACGGCCGTCGATATCACGGCCAATGCCACACCACTGCAGTGGGTACTGATGGTGGGTGCGCTGACAGCCGGTGCCATGCTGCTGATGTGGCTGGGTGAGCTGATCACCGAGCAGGGTATCGGTAACGGTATGTCGCTGCTGATCTTTGCCGGTATCATCAGTCAGCTGCCAAGCACGGTGCAGCTGATCATCAACTCGATCACCAATGTCAGCTCCGATGCCGAGAAGCTGAACCTGTTCGGCTACGTACTGCCAATCAACGCCTTCTCGTTATGGCTGATGCTGGGATTGGCACTGGTGGGTCTGATAGTGTTGTACTTCATCGTCAAGATCAATGAGGCGCAGCGCATCGTCACTATCAACTACGCCAAACGCGTCCAGGGCAACCGGGCGTACGGCGGCGTCCAAAGCATCCTGCCGGTCAAGCTGATCACGGCGGGTGTGGTACCGGTGATCTTCGCCGTCGCTTTCCTGGCACTGCCAACCTTCGTGGGGCAGTTCCTGAGCGCCAGCAATGACCCAGGACAGAAGCAGCTGGGCGAACAGCTGATCCAATGGTTCCAGACACCGAACCTGGGCCTGCTGGTGACCACCGGCGACCTTGGCGCATTGATCTACCCGGCTATCTACTTCGTGCTGGTAGTGCTGTTCACGTACTTCTACACGAACATCGTCTTCAACAGCTCGGAGATCGCCGAGAACCTGCAGAAGCAGGGCGGCTTCCTGGCTGACGTCCGGCCCGGCCTGCAGACCGAGAAGCACCTGAGCCGCATGGTGAACCGCCTGACGCTCTTTGGAGCCTTCGCACTGGGCATCATCTCCATATTGCCCTTCGTGACCGAGTATGTGCTTGCGCACTTTAATATTTCGGCGCAGAACCTGGCGATTGGTGGTACGGGTCTGTTGATTGCGGTGTCGGTGACGTTGGAGACGTTGCGGCAGATCAATAGCCGCGCACTGATGGTCACGTACGATCAAGACTATTAG
- the rpsK gene encoding 30S ribosomal protein S11 has product MADSSKAPARKKQRRAVPNGQLHVQASFNNTIVTITDKKGAVLTASSAGACGFRGSKKGTAYAAQVASEKAVAAAKQLHGLATVDVFVKGVGLGRDAAVRAVGSQNITVESIRDVTGVPHGGCRPRKARRV; this is encoded by the coding sequence ATGGCAGATTCATCAAAAGCACCAGCTAGGAAGAAGCAGCGCCGCGCAGTGCCCAACGGCCAGTTGCACGTGCAGGCCAGCTTCAATAACACCATCGTGACCATCACCGATAAGAAGGGTGCGGTCCTGACCGCTTCGAGCGCCGGCGCCTGCGGGTTCCGTGGCAGCAAGAAGGGTACGGCATATGCCGCCCAGGTCGCAAGCGAAAAAGCCGTCGCAGCCGCCAAGCAGCTGCACGGTCTGGCCACCGTCGACGTATTCGTGAAAGGCGTCGGTCTCGGCCGTGACGCCGCTGTCCGCGCCGTCGGCAGCCAGAATATTACCGTTGAAAGTATTAGAGACGTGACCGGCGTGCCACACGGTGGTTGTCGTCCACGAAAGGCTCGTAGGGTTTAG
- the rpsM gene encoding 30S ribosomal protein S13: protein MARIAGVTVPTEKQVQISLTYIYGIGPVFARNILKACGIDPTTRVKDLTEAELTSIREEIGENYIVEGDLQRVVAGNVKRLKDINAYRGLRHKAGLPSRGQRTRTNARTRRGKKSTVGGTKKKAPSKT from the coding sequence ATGGCTCGTATTGCAGGCGTTACTGTTCCGACAGAAAAACAAGTTCAGATTAGTTTGACCTACATCTACGGTATCGGTCCTGTCTTCGCACGCAACATCCTCAAGGCCTGTGGCATCGACCCGACCACCCGCGTCAAGGATCTGACCGAAGCAGAGCTGACCAGCATCCGTGAAGAAATCGGCGAAAACTACATCGTTGAGGGCGACCTCCAGCGCGTCGTTGCCGGCAACGTCAAGCGCCTGAAGGACATCAACGCATACCGCGGCCTGCGCCACAAGGCCGGCCTGCCTTCGCGCGGCCAGCGCACCCGCACCAATGCCCGTACCCGCCGCGGCAAGAAGAGCACGGTCGGTGGCACTAAGAAGAAGGCACCAAGCAAGACTTAG
- the rplO gene encoding 50S ribosomal protein L15, with amino-acid sequence MKFNELTASANKDRKRVGRGISAGGGKTAGRGTKGQGSRTGKKLNATFMGGQGALVQRIPKKRGFRSLRTPAQVVYLGSLELFEGKTVTNDTLFEQGFIATPYHAVKIITKGELKKALDVKVSGASASAIAAIEKAGGSFEKSVVPVKQKTETEAA; translated from the coding sequence ATGAAATTCAACGAACTTACTGCGAGTGCCAACAAGGACCGCAAGCGTGTCGGCCGCGGCATCAGTGCCGGCGGTGGTAAGACCGCTGGCCGCGGTACCAAGGGCCAGGGTTCACGTACCGGCAAGAAGCTCAACGCGACCTTCATGGGCGGACAGGGCGCACTGGTACAGCGCATTCCTAAGAAGCGCGGCTTCCGCTCACTGCGGACTCCGGCCCAGGTAGTCTACCTTGGCTCACTGGAGCTGTTCGAAGGCAAGACAGTCACCAATGACACGCTCTTTGAACAGGGCTTCATCGCCACGCCGTACCACGCCGTCAAGATCATCACCAAGGGTGAACTGAAGAAGGCTTTGGACGTGAAGGTTTCCGGTGCATCGGCATCGGCCATCGCTGCCATCGAAAAAGCCGGCGGCAGCTTCGAAAAAAGCGTCGTTCCAGTCAAACAGAAGACCGAAACAGAGGCTGCCTAA
- the rpmJ gene encoding 50S ribosomal protein L36, whose protein sequence is MKVRASVKKISPDDILVRRKGRLYVINKKKPKNKQRQG, encoded by the coding sequence ATGAAAGTTCGTGCAAGCGTCAAGAAGATCAGTCCAGACGACATTCTGGTCCGGCGGAAGGGCCGTCTTTACGTCATCAACAAGAAGAAACCTAAGAATAAGCAGAGGCAAGGATAA
- the rpsD gene encoding 30S ribosomal protein S4 codes for MARDRSPIVKQSRREGYALHPKAHKAMVKRTTIPGEHGRGRQGKPSLYSIQLREKQKVRRAYGLLEKQFANLMAEAARKTGQSGEVLLQLLERRLDNAVYRAGFATSRRAARQLVSHGHFLLNGRRVDIPSIRLNPGDEIVVRPHSTKTHYFTHIEDVAKASSATPMSWLKADVKNLKITITGEPQRAEAEPDINEQLIVEYYSR; via the coding sequence ATGGCACGTGATCGTTCCCCAATTGTTAAGCAGAGCCGCCGCGAAGGCTACGCTCTGCATCCCAAGGCCCACAAGGCTATGGTCAAGCGCACCACCATTCCAGGTGAGCATGGCCGCGGCCGCCAGGGCAAACCAAGCCTGTATTCTATCCAGCTGCGCGAAAAGCAGAAGGTGCGCCGCGCCTATGGTCTGCTCGAAAAGCAGTTTGCCAACCTGATGGCCGAAGCCGCCCGCAAGACCGGCCAGTCCGGTGAGGTCCTGCTGCAGCTGCTTGAGCGCCGTCTCGACAACGCTGTCTACCGCGCTGGTTTCGCTACCAGCCGCCGCGCCGCCCGCCAACTGGTCAGCCACGGCCACTTCCTGCTCAACGGCCGCCGCGTCGACATCCCATCAATCCGCCTCAACCCTGGCGACGAGATCGTAGTCCGTCCGCACAGCACCAAGACCCACTACTTCACCCACATCGAAGACGTTGCCAAAGCCAGCAGCGCTACTCCGATGAGCTGGCTGAAAGCTGATGTTAAGAACCTTAAGATTACGATTACCGGCGAGCCACAGCGCGCAGAAGCTGAACCTGACATTAACGAACAACTTATCGTTGAGTACTATTCACGTTAA
- the rplQ gene encoding 50S ribosomal protein L17, whose translation MHRHGYQGRKFGRERDQRNALLRGLATQLVEHGSIETTIEKAKELVPYIEPLITKAKRGDLHNRRQIIAALTTVAAAHKLVDEIAPRYADRVSGHVRIERTRLRRGDNAQLASVSFIAVAAPAAAAAEPAKETA comes from the coding sequence ATGCATCGTCACGGATATCAAGGAAGAAAATTCGGTCGGGAACGGGACCAGCGCAATGCATTGTTGCGCGGTCTCGCCACCCAGCTGGTAGAGCACGGCTCTATCGAGACCACCATCGAGAAGGCCAAGGAACTCGTTCCTTACATTGAGCCGCTCATTACCAAGGCTAAGCGCGGCGACCTTCACAACCGCCGCCAGATCATCGCAGCCCTGACCACGGTCGCTGCTGCGCACAAGCTAGTCGACGAGATCGCCCCGCGCTACGCTGACCGCGTCAGCGGCCACGTCCGCATTGAGCGCACCCGCTTGCGCCGCGGCGACAACGCCCAGCTGGCCAGCGTCAGCTTCATCGCTGTTGCTGCTCCTGCCGCCGCAGCCGCTGAACCTGCCAAGGAGACCGCATAA
- the infA gene encoding translation initiation factor IF-1: MATTKEVIKVTGVILEALPGAQFRVELENGHSIIAHVAGKMRKHYIRLVPGDKVEVELTPYDLTKGRISFRLRD; encoded by the coding sequence ATGGCTACTACAAAAGAGGTAATAAAAGTTACGGGCGTTATTCTAGAGGCACTTCCAGGTGCTCAATTTCGTGTCGAGCTTGAGAACGGCCATAGCATCATCGCTCACGTCGCGGGGAAGATGCGCAAGCATTACATCCGTCTCGTTCCAGGCGATAAGGTTGAAGTAGAGTTAACCCCTTACGATCTCACGAAGGGCAGAATCTCCTTCCGCCTCAGGGATTAA
- the rpsE gene encoding 30S ribosomal protein S5 has translation MAEAPNNNRQGQGGRPPRRDNNRRDNAPREESPFEEYVVSIDRVARVVKGGRRFRFKALVVVGDRKNRVGVGVAKGQDVQLAVSKATDAAKKTMVTIPMENETIPHDVEIKFSGARVMLKPAAPGTGVIAGGAVRAIIGVTGIRNLLSKSLGSNNKVNIAYATIEALRQLKPRSEWVNAQAAPKKKAAKAAKAEA, from the coding sequence ATGGCTGAAGCACCAAACAACAACAGGCAGGGTCAGGGCGGTCGTCCGCCGCGCCGCGATAACAATCGCCGCGACAACGCCCCTCGTGAAGAATCACCATTCGAAGAATATGTCGTTTCCATCGACCGCGTCGCGCGCGTCGTCAAGGGCGGCCGCCGGTTCCGTTTTAAGGCGCTGGTAGTCGTCGGTGACCGCAAGAACCGCGTCGGTGTCGGCGTTGCCAAGGGTCAGGACGTCCAGCTGGCCGTCTCTAAGGCGACCGATGCCGCCAAGAAGACCATGGTTACCATTCCGATGGAAAACGAGACCATCCCGCACGATGTCGAGATCAAGTTCAGCGGCGCCCGCGTCATGCTGAAGCCGGCTGCCCCTGGTACCGGTGTCATCGCCGGCGGTGCCGTCCGCGCCATCATCGGCGTAACCGGTATCCGCAACCTGCTGTCCAAGTCTCTTGGCTCGAACAACAAGGTTAACATCGCCTACGCGACCATCGAAGCGCTGCGCCAGCTGAAGCCCCGCTCTGAGTGGGTCAACGCCCAGGCTGCTCCAAAGAAGAAGGCTGCGAAGGCCGCAAAGGCAGAGGCTTAA
- a CDS encoding DNA-directed RNA polymerase subunit alpha has product MSKTIHNPSLARIEEHGVNSATFEIEPLHTGYGMTLGNSLRRVLLSSIEGAAVTAFRIEGITHEFTTVPGVKEDAVDIMMNLKNLRFRLHSEEAQTLRIEKKGAGPVTAADITTNADVEVVNGDAVICTLDDPKASLVMDITIDSGRGYRTIDESSEKRPASDMIAVDAFFSPVQRVRYKVENTRVGQTTDLDKLVITIDTDGSITPKDAFEEAAAILINQYTALAGSTRVQAGAAAGGGEGDEAGDLMTPIEELGLTARTTNALINNDIRTINDLVTLGDAEMRELKGFGSKALDEVREKMAELEL; this is encoded by the coding sequence GTGTCTAAAACCATTCACAACCCATCGCTCGCCCGTATCGAAGAGCACGGTGTCAACAGCGCGACATTTGAAATCGAACCGCTGCACACCGGCTACGGCATGACACTTGGCAACTCGCTGCGTCGCGTCCTGCTTTCGAGCATCGAAGGTGCCGCCGTCACTGCTTTCCGCATCGAGGGTATCACTCACGAGTTCACGACCGTCCCTGGCGTCAAAGAAGACGCAGTCGACATCATGATGAACCTCAAGAACCTGCGTTTCCGCCTGCACAGCGAAGAAGCCCAGACCCTGCGCATTGAGAAGAAGGGTGCCGGCCCGGTCACTGCCGCCGACATCACTACCAACGCAGACGTCGAAGTCGTCAATGGCGACGCCGTCATCTGCACCCTGGACGACCCGAAGGCCAGCCTTGTCATGGACATCACCATTGACAGCGGCCGCGGTTACCGCACCATCGACGAGTCCAGCGAGAAGCGCCCGGCTAGCGACATGATCGCTGTCGACGCCTTCTTCAGCCCTGTCCAGCGCGTGCGCTACAAGGTTGAGAACACCCGCGTCGGCCAGACCACCGACCTCGACAAACTGGTCATCACCATCGACACCGACGGTAGCATCACTCCGAAGGACGCCTTCGAAGAAGCCGCCGCCATCCTCATCAACCAGTACACCGCCCTGGCTGGCAGCACCCGCGTCCAGGCTGGCGCTGCAGCTGGCGGCGGTGAAGGCGACGAAGCCGGTGACCTGATGACCCCCATCGAGGAGCTCGGCCTGACCGCCCGCACCACCAACGCACTGATTAATAATGACATCCGTACCATCAATGACCTCGTCACTCTGGGCGACGCTGAGATGCGTGAACTGAAAGGCTTTGGCAGCAAGGCTCTGGACGAAGTTCGTGAGAAGATGGCGGAGTTGGAGCTTTAG